Proteins encoded together in one Acetobacteroides hydrogenigenes window:
- a CDS encoding MATE family efflux transporter, with the protein MREETSYRNIWRIAYPIIVGSISQNVLNITDTIFLGHLGEQELAAGALGTLFYLTIMMVITGFTIGNQIIMARRFGEERPADIGKTFASSTLLLLAITITVFAAVKLFASNLIPTLVSNEMIALQVGDFVQYRIWGVYAAAFTLLFRSFYVATANTKVLISVTTTTVGLNIVLNYLLIFGKFGFPALGFNGAAIASVISEMAGFAIILGYTIYRKYPKAFGLFNIRSFDMRVAGETLKLASPVMLQHLISFSAWFVIFLIIERMGERSLAISNIVRSLYIAMMMPIWGFAEATNSLVSYLMGERHFDRIATVVTRSMLLSFCSVVLVVACFYLMLPQVIGFYSPDASLVADTIPVAKVVMIGATTMSLGFITFMAVSGTGNTLTAFGLELSDIALYIAITFILTEYTNINVTNIWFVETFYAGYMLLVCSLYLRFGKWRNKVI; encoded by the coding sequence ATGAGAGAGGAGACCTCGTACCGGAATATTTGGAGAATTGCCTACCCAATTATCGTTGGGAGCATCAGCCAAAACGTGCTTAACATCACCGACACCATCTTTCTAGGGCATCTAGGCGAACAGGAGCTGGCAGCCGGGGCACTTGGCACGCTCTTCTACCTCACCATTATGATGGTGATTACCGGATTCACCATCGGAAACCAAATCATTATGGCCCGCCGCTTTGGCGAGGAGCGCCCTGCCGATATCGGGAAAACCTTTGCCAGCTCTACGCTGCTGCTGCTGGCCATCACCATTACCGTATTTGCTGCCGTAAAGCTATTTGCCAGCAACCTAATTCCAACCCTGGTGAGCAACGAGATGATTGCCCTTCAGGTGGGCGACTTTGTTCAGTACCGCATTTGGGGCGTATATGCGGCGGCATTTACGCTGCTGTTCCGCTCGTTCTACGTTGCAACCGCCAACACCAAGGTGCTGATATCGGTAACCACTACTACCGTTGGGCTAAACATCGTCCTAAACTACCTCCTGATCTTTGGCAAGTTCGGGTTTCCGGCATTGGGGTTCAACGGGGCGGCTATAGCCTCGGTAATCTCGGAGATGGCTGGCTTTGCCATCATCCTTGGGTACACCATCTACCGGAAATACCCAAAGGCGTTTGGGCTGTTCAACATCCGCAGCTTCGACATGCGGGTGGCGGGCGAAACGCTCAAGCTGGCATCGCCGGTGATGCTGCAGCACCTCATCTCGTTTAGCGCCTGGTTCGTAATCTTTCTGATAATTGAGCGGATGGGCGAGCGCTCGCTGGCCATCTCGAACATCGTGCGCAGCCTCTACATTGCCATGATGATGCCCATTTGGGGATTTGCCGAGGCCACCAACAGCTTGGTGAGCTACCTGATGGGCGAGCGCCACTTCGACCGTATTGCCACGGTGGTAACGCGCTCGATGCTGCTGAGCTTCTGCAGCGTGGTGCTGGTGGTTGCGTGCTTCTACCTAATGCTGCCCCAGGTTATCGGCTTCTACAGCCCCGATGCCTCGCTGGTGGCCGACACCATCCCCGTTGCCAAGGTGGTGATGATTGGCGCCACCACCATGTCGCTGGGCTTTATCACCTTTATGGCCGTTTCGGGAACGGGAAACACCCTCACCGCGTTTGGACTCGAGCTCTCGGACATCGCCCTTTACATCGCCATCACCTTTATCCTTACCGAGTATACCAACATCAACGTTACCAACATCTGGTTTGTAGAAACGTTCTACGCCGGGTACATGCTGCTGGTGTGCTCGCTCTACCTTCGCTTTGGGAAGTGGCGGAACAAGGTAATCTAA
- a CDS encoding 4Fe-4S dicluster domain-containing protein, with protein MVKFGFTTRKDSMIMLDKADLSLRRTLISEYPEYQLCINCGACSAVCTAAQLTSFNIREVKLNIDRGQTVSLKNEIAKCMICGKCEMICPKNVSNRKIVLLINKHLQEQHG; from the coding sequence ATGGTGAAATTTGGATTTACGACACGAAAGGATAGCATGATTATGCTCGACAAAGCCGATTTAAGCCTTCGCCGCACCCTTATATCAGAATATCCGGAATACCAGCTCTGCATTAACTGCGGAGCCTGTTCTGCTGTATGCACAGCCGCACAGCTAACATCGTTCAACATTCGAGAAGTAAAGTTGAACATAGACAGAGGCCAAACAGTTAGTCTTAAGAATGAGATTGCCAAATGCATGATCTGCGGAAAATGCGAAATGATTTGCCCTAAAAACGTGAGCAATCGTAAAATCGTTCTTTTAATCAACAAACACCTTCAAGAACAGCATGGATAG
- a CDS encoding heterodisulfide reductase-related iron-sulfur binding cluster, with product MIPEGKKKLWAKYQKEIAEDYYYYARSCIRQNFFPGSESTFLRILKGELGKSILDDPRHTTCTGIAYHTDLVPIETTMTVVARQFALMHEAGLENYVASCVTSFGIYTEILDLWHHNPEMEEKAHELLYKATKREFIKPKNLVHTSDIIYKFREEIAQKSKYRLINKETGEPLKVVEHIGCHYAKMFPHKGVGGAEYPHVLVGMIESWGGDVVDYPERRHCCGFGFRQYLVKANRGYSVSASKKKFESMAPYKPDFILSNCPGCAYFLDRWQYVIADMEGTTYDDKGYGIPSLTYEELAGLVLGYDPWDLGLQLHQVNVEPLLKKIGVEYDPDAKFSSKDGKDLGKPEKPEVLKY from the coding sequence ATGATACCAGAAGGAAAGAAAAAGCTTTGGGCCAAATATCAGAAGGAAATTGCGGAGGACTACTACTACTACGCACGTAGCTGCATCCGTCAAAACTTCTTTCCCGGCTCAGAATCAACATTTCTTCGCATTTTGAAAGGCGAATTGGGGAAATCGATACTTGATGATCCCCGCCATACAACCTGTACTGGAATTGCCTACCACACCGACTTAGTCCCTATAGAGACAACGATGACGGTTGTGGCCCGCCAGTTTGCGCTAATGCACGAAGCCGGGCTCGAAAACTACGTTGCCAGCTGTGTAACTTCGTTTGGAATCTATACAGAGATTCTGGATCTATGGCATCACAATCCAGAGATGGAAGAAAAAGCTCACGAGCTACTATACAAGGCTACAAAGAGAGAGTTTATCAAGCCTAAAAATCTGGTTCACACCAGCGACATCATCTATAAGTTTCGGGAAGAAATAGCCCAAAAGTCTAAGTATAGGCTAATAAACAAAGAAACCGGTGAACCGCTAAAAGTGGTAGAGCACATCGGATGCCACTATGCCAAAATGTTTCCACACAAGGGTGTCGGTGGGGCAGAATACCCTCACGTGCTCGTAGGAATGATCGAATCGTGGGGTGGAGATGTTGTGGACTACCCCGAACGCAGGCACTGCTGTGGATTTGGATTCCGCCAGTACTTGGTAAAAGCCAATAGAGGCTACTCGGTATCGGCATCAAAAAAGAAGTTCGAATCGATGGCCCCCTACAAGCCCGACTTTATCCTAAGCAACTGCCCTGGCTGTGCCTACTTTCTTGATAGATGGCAATATGTTATAGCCGATATGGAAGGAACCACCTACGACGATAAAGGGTACGGAATTCCATCGCTAACCTACGAGGAGCTAGCAGGCTTAGTACTAGGCTACGATCCTTGGGATTTGGGGCTTCAGCTACACCAGGTAAACGTGGAGCCTCTTCTAAAAAAAATTGGGGTAGAATACGATCCCGATGCAAAATTTAGTTCAAAGGACGGTAAAGATTTAGGGAAACCCGAAAAACCGGAAGTCCTCAAATACTAG
- the mtgA gene encoding monofunctional biosynthetic peptidoglycan transglycosylase: protein MSQKIRPMIKFKRGVKFFTLLFFTSSIFSVLIMRLVPITFTPLMLIRSVEQAIDGDFPKAKRSWTSYGNISKNMVLAVVSSEDNKFPEHYGFDFVAIERALKHNTKKKKIRGGSTISQQTGKNVFLVPARNWIRKGFETYFTILIEATWSKKRIMETYLNIVELGNGIYGVQAASEFYFEKDAKNLTKRQSALLAATLPSPLKRNPGNPNAAMRHKQELILRIMRKLREVNL from the coding sequence ATGAGCCAAAAGATAAGACCGATGATTAAGTTTAAGCGTGGCGTAAAGTTCTTTACCCTACTCTTTTTCACATCATCCATTTTCTCGGTTCTTATAATGAGGCTTGTTCCCATTACCTTCACCCCTCTTATGCTGATTCGAAGCGTAGAGCAGGCTATCGATGGAGATTTTCCTAAGGCTAAAAGAAGCTGGACCTCCTACGGTAATATCAGCAAGAATATGGTGCTGGCGGTGGTATCATCGGAGGATAATAAGTTTCCAGAACACTACGGATTTGACTTTGTTGCTATAGAGCGTGCACTAAAGCACAATACGAAGAAGAAAAAAATTCGAGGTGGAAGCACCATATCGCAACAAACCGGCAAAAATGTCTTTCTTGTACCTGCTCGTAACTGGATTCGAAAAGGGTTTGAAACCTATTTTACCATTTTAATCGAAGCAACATGGTCGAAAAAGAGAATAATGGAAACGTACCTAAATATAGTAGAGCTCGGAAATGGCATTTATGGCGTACAAGCTGCATCGGAATTCTACTTCGAGAAGGATGCAAAGAACCTTACCAAGCGCCAATCGGCACTGCTTGCCGCTACGCTTCCGAGCCCACTAAAGCGTAATCCGGGCAATCCCAACGCAGCAATGAGGCATAAGCAGGAGTTAATACTCCGAATTATGAGAAAGCTTCGCGAGGTAAACCTGTAA
- a CDS encoding FAD-dependent oxidoreductase: MINEESKKIAVIGGGIAGMQSASVLGRLGYQVTIFEKSERLGGNVANWNHLFPHNENATDMISALNTTLESQSNISIAPSTTVLNIANKQNSVSITTPEREYSFDAAIIASGFTPFDATKKEEYGYGIYNHVITSVELEKVEKQNQLSRYVHGKSGKVGFVHCVGSRDEKVCNGYCSKVCCITAIKQAIEVKKQHPNLDVYCFYMDLRLFDRHFESIYREAQEKWGILFIRGRMSEVNEDIKGKLIVRIEDTLSRRPMKLSLDLLVLMVGMVPSEDTQRFASQLSTKSEEDRFIIDNNQILVEQNTGISKGIFAAGTAKSPLTVKETLADAKSVALNVHFYLNQTNL, translated from the coding sequence ATGATTAACGAAGAAAGCAAAAAAATAGCAGTTATAGGTGGCGGCATCGCAGGAATGCAGTCTGCCAGCGTCCTTGGTCGCTTAGGCTATCAGGTTACTATTTTCGAAAAATCGGAGCGACTCGGAGGAAACGTAGCTAATTGGAATCATTTATTCCCCCACAATGAGAATGCTACAGATATGATTAGTGCGCTTAACACCACGCTCGAATCACAGTCAAACATAAGCATTGCACCAAGCACAACCGTCTTAAATATAGCTAACAAACAGAATAGCGTATCAATAACAACTCCTGAAAGGGAGTACTCTTTTGATGCGGCCATCATAGCATCTGGCTTCACCCCCTTCGATGCCACTAAAAAGGAAGAGTATGGTTACGGAATTTACAACCATGTAATCACATCAGTCGAACTCGAAAAGGTTGAAAAGCAGAATCAGCTAAGCCGATATGTCCATGGTAAATCGGGCAAGGTTGGCTTTGTACACTGCGTAGGCTCGCGCGATGAAAAGGTGTGCAACGGTTACTGCTCTAAGGTTTGCTGTATTACTGCAATAAAGCAAGCCATTGAGGTAAAAAAACAGCATCCCAACCTCGACGTTTACTGCTTTTACATGGATCTACGCCTATTCGATCGCCACTTTGAAAGCATCTACCGCGAAGCGCAAGAAAAATGGGGCATTCTGTTTATTAGAGGAAGAATGTCGGAGGTAAACGAAGACATCAAAGGAAAACTTATTGTTCGCATTGAAGACACCCTTTCGCGTCGTCCCATGAAGCTTTCGCTCGACTTGTTGGTGCTAATGGTTGGCATGGTTCCATCGGAAGACACACAACGATTTGCCAGCCAACTTAGCACAAAATCGGAAGAAGACCGCTTTATTATTGACAACAACCAAATCCTTGTAGAGCAGAATACCGGAATAAGCAAAGGTATTTTTGCAGCAGGAACAGCAAAAAGCCCCTTAACCGTTAAAGAAACACTCGCAGATGCAAAATCGGTAGCCTTGAATGTTCACTTCTACTTAAACCAAACGAACCTTTAG
- a CDS encoding 4Fe-4S dicluster domain-containing protein → MLYEELNKDIRFEEGINSCISCGTCTAICPAAQVYPYQPRAIAETVSTKDDKLIEELLKSETIWYCGECMSCKTRCPRGNAPGLIIMALRALSIKKGLFVESEKGRQQLVLKRTIGEWSYKYGYCVHVDHLNTEMFPELGPIFDFEKKHIDAFMERVGASYHQDKPGALRKIPQEALDEISSIFEVTGAHRQFQHIEKVSAVKAKEMNLELDESGIESDYVQHIYNFSNEEDHSI, encoded by the coding sequence ATGTTGTACGAAGAGTTAAACAAGGACATCAGATTTGAAGAAGGCATTAACTCGTGCATTAGCTGTGGTACATGTACCGCAATATGTCCTGCCGCTCAGGTGTATCCTTACCAACCACGCGCAATAGCAGAAACAGTTTCAACAAAAGACGACAAGCTCATAGAAGAGCTGCTAAAGAGCGAAACTATTTGGTACTGCGGAGAATGTATGTCATGCAAAACCCGTTGTCCGCGAGGCAATGCCCCGGGATTAATCATTATGGCGCTTCGTGCCCTTTCTATAAAAAAAGGCCTTTTCGTTGAATCAGAGAAGGGAAGGCAACAACTCGTACTCAAGCGAACCATTGGCGAATGGTCATATAAATACGGCTACTGCGTTCATGTAGACCATCTTAATACAGAGATGTTTCCAGAATTAGGTCCGATTTTCGATTTTGAGAAAAAGCATATAGATGCGTTTATGGAACGTGTTGGCGCTAGCTACCATCAGGATAAGCCAGGTGCGCTCCGTAAAATTCCCCAAGAAGCCCTCGATGAGATTAGCAGCATCTTCGAAGTTACCGGAGCGCACCGCCAATTTCAGCATATAGAGAAAGTCTCCGCAGTCAAGGCTAAAGAGATGAATCTTGAATTAGATGAATCGGGAATTGAATCGGACTACGTTCAGCACATATACAATTTTAGTAACGAAGAAGACCACTCGATATAA
- a CDS encoding tetratricopeptide repeat protein, giving the protein MNTLRRIAIVILVLLVNPFSTFAQIDKEYFFNNGRQCLIDKKYAESLDYFNVLIKTDHTLHEAFFLRGIAKYNLDDLIGANHDFSEAIKLNPVYTQAYHYRAITSARMGNTDAAIADLNNASLLRPEYPGIYYSRGVTHFMSKQFEKALDDYNKFIQKEPKVSDVYVNRGITYLFMKDTTAALNDYNKAISLDFSNVDAYLKRGHLQMVQKKLKEALTDFNKAIELDSTNFMAYFNRGLVYYEMKKYNNTMADFNKSIRLEPNNPVILYNRAILRAQVRDLNNAVKDYDQVAKLTPKNVLVYYNRAAVLVELGMLREALKDYTRAIALYPDFANAYMNRSYIKRRLNDMKSAKADFDIATKKIKEYRSKLNDSTFSVYADTSKKFNAMMSFDANFDENDMLINSQVDIKLRPLYRIEVTAADTLPQLQNAYYYPAYDRFRNSLNNKQQLTLTNQPQKQTPAAIDSLKAIAQLLVNGKPALASMIMAIAESSQNQYTKSIGTYGKAIDADPKNGFTFINRATVQAEMIDFTKSIENSMQPTLLDEKGPTMAKQKIDVTVYNYDQAIDDLNKAAKLLPNYAYIDYNLGNIYALSNRMPEAIQSYTKAIEEYPNLADAYYNRGLIQIYLKDTNKGCLDISKAGELGIRDAYATLKKYCIKEK; this is encoded by the coding sequence GTGAATACACTCCGTAGAATAGCCATAGTAATTCTGGTTTTACTCGTTAACCCATTCTCTACGTTTGCCCAAATCGATAAAGAATACTTCTTTAACAACGGTAGGCAATGCCTAATTGACAAGAAGTATGCCGAATCGTTGGACTACTTCAACGTACTCATAAAAACCGACCATACGCTCCACGAGGCCTTCTTCCTGAGGGGTATCGCCAAGTACAATCTCGACGACCTGATTGGTGCCAATCATGATTTTTCGGAGGCCATAAAGTTAAACCCTGTTTACACTCAGGCCTACCACTACAGGGCAATTACATCGGCACGAATGGGCAACACCGATGCCGCAATAGCCGACCTTAACAACGCCTCCCTTCTACGACCCGAATATCCAGGAATCTACTATAGCCGAGGTGTAACCCACTTCATGTCTAAACAGTTCGAAAAGGCCCTAGATGACTACAACAAGTTTATACAGAAGGAACCTAAGGTTAGCGATGTATACGTAAACAGAGGTATTACCTACCTCTTTATGAAGGATACTACAGCTGCTCTAAACGACTACAATAAGGCCATCTCGCTAGACTTTTCCAATGTAGATGCCTACTTAAAACGTGGCCATTTGCAGATGGTCCAAAAGAAGCTGAAAGAGGCTCTGACCGATTTCAACAAAGCGATAGAGCTTGATTCTACAAATTTTATGGCCTACTTTAACCGTGGACTTGTGTACTACGAAATGAAGAAGTACAACAACACCATGGCCGACTTTAACAAGTCGATACGCTTAGAACCAAACAACCCTGTAATCCTATACAACCGAGCCATACTCCGAGCTCAGGTTAGAGACCTAAACAATGCCGTAAAGGACTACGACCAAGTAGCAAAGCTTACGCCTAAGAACGTGCTGGTGTACTACAATCGTGCCGCTGTACTTGTTGAGCTTGGAATGCTCCGCGAAGCGCTGAAGGACTACACTCGCGCCATTGCTCTTTACCCCGACTTCGCCAACGCCTACATGAATCGCTCGTACATCAAGCGTAGGCTCAACGATATGAAGAGCGCAAAAGCCGACTTCGACATTGCTACAAAAAAAATCAAGGAATACCGTTCGAAGCTTAACGATAGCACTTTCTCGGTGTATGCCGATACCAGCAAGAAGTTCAACGCCATGATGTCGTTCGATGCCAACTTCGACGAAAACGACATGCTCATCAACAGCCAGGTGGATATTAAGCTACGTCCGCTCTACCGCATTGAGGTTACTGCTGCCGATACGCTACCTCAGCTGCAAAATGCCTACTACTACCCAGCATACGATAGATTCAGGAACAGCCTTAACAACAAGCAGCAGCTTACGCTCACCAACCAGCCACAAAAGCAAACACCTGCGGCAATAGACAGCTTAAAGGCAATTGCCCAGCTGCTTGTAAACGGCAAGCCTGCACTAGCGAGCATGATAATGGCTATTGCAGAGAGCAGCCAGAATCAGTACACCAAATCGATTGGCACCTACGGAAAGGCAATAGATGCTGATCCTAAAAATGGATTTACCTTCATCAACCGAGCTACCGTACAGGCCGAGATGATCGACTTCACCAAGTCGATAGAGAATAGCATGCAGCCTACCCTTCTCGACGAAAAGGGACCAACTATGGCCAAGCAAAAAATTGACGTTACCGTGTACAACTACGATCAGGCAATTGACGACCTAAATAAGGCGGCCAAGCTGCTGCCCAACTACGCCTACATAGACTACAACTTAGGCAACATCTACGCGCTCTCGAACCGTATGCCTGAGGCCATCCAGAGCTACACCAAGGCTATAGAGGAGTACCCCAACCTCGCCGATGCCTACTACAACCGAGGTCTTATCCAAATCTACCTGAAGGATACCAACAAGGGTTGCCTAGACATCAGCAAGGCTGGAGAACTTGGCATCCGAGATGCCTACGCCACCCTAAAGAAGTACTGCATTAAGGAGAAATAG
- a CDS encoding (Fe-S)-binding protein, producing the protein MDRFDIFVLPFTVGLVFVVFAYIAQLIYWLRQMPKDEKGKLKGLLVSPIRLAKCCIEIVKESLLHINLFRTNLLLGFMHMSLAFGWFMLIVIGNLESKVYTSTHINPPYFPIFLEYFIPDMGSFKYHQEFSFLMDFFLLMVLTGTFLAFTKRFVSRRFSIIKKPKLTAIDKIGLYSLWLIFPLRFLAESINSGIHQTGSFITEPTGELLFSLGVGESSAYAAWWAYSISLGIFFVAVPFTRYMHILTEPFFIFLRKAKVDASKFQPIFNQIQAKSCSKCGVCLSSCPLTKASISGKPQPIYLLDALKRGSLSPEMVESCLNCRRCEESCPVGITIEPLRMSLKKQIEHETDFGYTSLAEYPKAKVGYFSGCMGKLTPATTKSLEKIAETAGEKLVHLDKDGGICCGRPQKLAGQLAASQELMAKNTALFRESGVEMIVTSCPICLKTFRDDYQLSIPVIHHTEYINRLIKNERIALNKSDAITVYHDPCELARGCGITKEPRYILKKSSTFTELPKEARGMCCGNSMAHSSLSYNQKADIASLTLNSIPSNVSHLITSCPACSKAFKVADKVTVEDIAVFTARHAYKPTPILEKQHYKVSETATR; encoded by the coding sequence ATGGATAGATTTGACATATTTGTACTCCCATTTACAGTTGGACTTGTATTTGTTGTTTTTGCATACATAGCGCAGCTCATTTATTGGCTTCGCCAAATGCCTAAAGATGAAAAAGGAAAGCTAAAGGGGCTTTTAGTATCGCCAATCCGACTTGCTAAGTGCTGCATCGAGATCGTCAAGGAGAGTCTTCTTCACATAAACCTTTTTAGAACCAACCTGCTGCTAGGATTCATGCACATGAGCCTTGCGTTTGGCTGGTTTATGCTAATCGTTATAGGCAACCTAGAATCGAAGGTCTACACGTCCACACATATAAATCCCCCCTACTTTCCCATATTTTTAGAGTATTTTATTCCCGACATGGGAAGTTTTAAGTATCATCAGGAGTTCTCGTTCCTTATGGACTTCTTTCTACTAATGGTACTAACGGGGACGTTCCTTGCGTTTACCAAACGATTTGTTTCTAGAAGATTCAGCATCATCAAAAAGCCAAAGCTAACCGCCATTGACAAGATTGGACTTTACTCACTTTGGCTGATATTTCCCCTTCGTTTCTTAGCCGAAAGCATCAACTCTGGCATCCACCAAACAGGAAGTTTTATTACCGAACCAACAGGAGAGCTACTTTTTAGCCTTGGCGTTGGCGAGAGCAGCGCCTATGCCGCATGGTGGGCATACTCAATATCGTTAGGAATTTTCTTTGTAGCAGTGCCATTTACCCGCTACATGCACATCCTTACCGAGCCATTCTTCATCTTTTTGCGAAAAGCAAAAGTGGACGCGAGCAAATTCCAACCAATATTTAATCAGATACAAGCCAAAAGCTGCTCGAAGTGTGGAGTATGCCTTTCCTCATGTCCATTAACTAAAGCCAGCATCAGCGGCAAGCCTCAACCCATATACCTACTCGATGCATTAAAGCGTGGAAGCTTATCACCAGAAATGGTTGAAAGTTGCCTTAACTGCCGACGCTGCGAAGAAAGCTGTCCAGTTGGCATCACCATAGAACCGCTAAGGATGTCGCTGAAGAAGCAAATAGAGCATGAAACAGACTTCGGCTATACCTCGTTGGCAGAATATCCTAAAGCAAAGGTTGGTTACTTCTCGGGATGCATGGGTAAGCTAACACCAGCAACTACAAAGAGTCTTGAAAAAATTGCCGAAACCGCAGGCGAAAAACTAGTTCACCTGGACAAGGATGGAGGTATTTGCTGTGGTCGTCCTCAGAAGTTGGCAGGACAGCTGGCCGCTTCGCAAGAGTTAATGGCAAAGAACACTGCCCTATTCCGTGAAAGCGGAGTTGAAATGATCGTTACATCGTGCCCTATATGCCTCAAAACATTTAGGGATGATTACCAACTAAGTATTCCTGTTATCCACCATACCGAATACATTAATCGTCTGATCAAAAATGAGAGAATAGCCCTAAATAAATCGGACGCCATTACGGTATATCACGATCCTTGCGAACTTGCACGAGGATGTGGTATAACAAAAGAACCTCGCTATATTCTAAAGAAATCTTCGACATTCACAGAACTTCCCAAAGAAGCAAGAGGTATGTGCTGTGGAAATTCAATGGCCCACAGTTCTCTAAGCTACAATCAAAAAGCAGATATTGCCAGTTTAACCCTAAACAGCATTCCTTCGAACGTTAGCCATCTAATAACCAGCTGTCCTGCATGCAGCAAAGCATTTAAGGTGGCTGACAAGGTAACAGTAGAGGACATTGCCGTTTTTACGGCAAGACATGCATACAAGCCTACTCCTATTCTAGAAAAGCAGCATTATAAAGTATCCGAAACAGCAACAAGATGA
- the corA gene encoding magnesium/cobalt transporter CorA — translation MVTLFVRGDNKIIQETEIELLEEFSFDDIIWIDMNNPSLKEKKAIENFLHVNLTTRQQAEEIESSSRYSESETTIMANSNFLIQEDEEFTYEAVSFILKEGILVTVRNIDLKVFSDTIRRFLLNNRAFPTSFHLMVAILETRIDLDADMVEQIARDIAKVSKEITLSGSVDEEVLLDINQLQENSMLLRENIIDKQRVLSGILKSERFPNDLYPKVTIMLKDVGSLINHTDFSFERLEYLQNTFLGLINIEQNKIIKIFTVVSVIFMPPTLIASMYGMNFDFIPELHWKYGYLFAIFFMLFASGITLFIFKRKKWL, via the coding sequence ATGGTAACCTTATTCGTTCGTGGCGACAACAAAATCATTCAGGAAACAGAGATAGAGCTGCTCGAAGAGTTCAGCTTTGACGATATCATTTGGATTGACATGAACAATCCAAGCCTTAAGGAGAAAAAGGCAATTGAGAACTTTCTACACGTAAACCTTACTACCCGACAGCAGGCAGAAGAGATCGAGAGCTCATCGCGCTACTCAGAATCCGAAACGACCATAATGGCCAACTCGAACTTCCTTATCCAGGAAGACGAAGAGTTTACCTACGAAGCCGTATCCTTTATACTTAAGGAGGGAATCCTCGTAACGGTTCGCAATATAGATCTTAAGGTGTTTTCCGATACGATTCGCCGCTTTTTGCTCAATAACCGCGCCTTTCCAACGTCGTTTCACCTAATGGTGGCAATTTTGGAAACCCGGATCGACCTCGATGCCGACATGGTTGAGCAAATTGCACGAGACATTGCCAAAGTTAGCAAGGAGATCACCCTATCGGGCAGCGTTGACGAAGAGGTACTGTTGGACATCAACCAGCTTCAGGAAAACTCGATGCTGCTCCGTGAAAACATCATCGACAAACAGCGCGTACTCTCCGGAATCCTCAAAAGCGAGCGATTCCCCAACGACCTCTACCCAAAGGTTACCATCATGCTAAAGGACGTTGGTTCACTTATCAACCACACCGACTTTAGCTTCGAGCGTTTGGAGTACCTACAGAATACCTTCCTTGGTCTTATCAACATCGAGCAAAATAAGATCATCAAGATCTTTACCGTGGTTTCGGTAATCTTCATGCCTCCTACCCTTATTGCCAGCATGTACGGTATGAACTTCGACTTTATACCCGAGCTTCACTGGAAGTATGGTTACCTTTTCGCAATATTCTTTATGCTTTTCGCATCTGGAATCACCCTATTTATCTTCAAACGAAAAAAATGGTTATAA